A single genomic interval of Chryseobacterium paludis harbors:
- a CDS encoding AMP-binding protein: MALSYVSGASNIPLLGETIGSNLKKTVEKFPDHEALVSVQQNYRASYKEFYDQTTTVAKALISLGVKSGDRIGIWSANRYEWVLLQYATARIGTILVNINPAYRTHELTYVLNQSEVRFIFSSLSFKTSNYKEMVEYAQEVCPTLDEAIFFNESWDQFLKNGESVSDEILLSFEESIEFDDPVNIQYTSGTTGFPKGVTLSHHNILNNGYFIGIRLRYTERDRVCIPVPFYHCFGMVIGNICCAAHGACIVIPNESFDPDITLKVVSDEKCTSLYGVPTMFIAELAVKDFDTYDFSNLRTGVMAGSVCPPEIMKKVENLMNIKEMSICYGMTETSPVSTQTLIGTPLEKQVSTVGTIQDHLEIKIIDETGKVVERGEHGELCTRGYSVMLKYWNDPENTQKVLDDARWMHTGDLAVMDSEGYITISGRIKDLIIRGGENISPKEIEDFLYTYPNILDVQIIGVPSEKFGEEVMAWVKVRNGFKVSEEELLDYCRTKIAHYKIPKYWKFVDEFPMTISGKIRKVEMREISVRELKLDQIKNK; encoded by the coding sequence ATGGCTTTATCTTATGTATCCGGAGCTTCGAATATTCCATTACTGGGAGAGACAATCGGTAGTAACTTAAAAAAAACAGTCGAAAAATTTCCTGATCATGAGGCGTTAGTTTCTGTTCAACAGAATTACCGTGCAAGCTATAAAGAGTTTTATGATCAAACGACAACTGTTGCCAAAGCGTTGATCTCTTTAGGTGTAAAATCAGGAGATCGAATCGGAATCTGGTCTGCCAACAGATATGAATGGGTATTGCTTCAATATGCCACTGCCCGAATAGGGACTATTTTGGTTAATATCAACCCTGCATACAGAACGCATGAGCTTACCTATGTTCTGAATCAGTCAGAAGTTCGTTTTATTTTTTCTTCTCTATCATTTAAAACCAGCAATTACAAAGAAATGGTGGAATATGCCCAGGAAGTATGTCCTACATTAGATGAGGCCATTTTCTTTAATGAAAGTTGGGATCAGTTTTTAAAAAACGGAGAATCAGTTTCTGATGAAATATTGCTAAGTTTTGAAGAAAGTATAGAATTTGATGATCCTGTAAACATTCAATATACATCTGGAACAACAGGATTTCCAAAAGGCGTTACTCTTTCCCATCATAATATTTTAAACAATGGATACTTCATTGGAATACGGTTGCGATACACAGAAAGAGATCGCGTTTGTATTCCGGTTCCATTTTATCATTGCTTTGGAATGGTGATCGGTAATATTTGCTGTGCTGCTCACGGCGCCTGTATTGTGATTCCTAATGAAAGCTTTGATCCCGATATTACGCTAAAAGTGGTTTCTGATGAAAAATGTACTTCCTTGTATGGAGTGCCTACCATGTTTATTGCCGAGTTGGCTGTAAAAGATTTTGACACCTATGATTTTTCGAATCTAAGAACCGGTGTTATGGCTGGATCTGTATGTCCGCCTGAAATTATGAAGAAGGTAGAAAACCTTATGAATATCAAAGAAATGAGCATCTGTTATGGAATGACAGAAACTTCTCCCGTTTCTACTCAAACATTGATTGGAACTCCTTTGGAGAAGCAGGTCAGTACAGTAGGTACCATTCAGGATCATCTTGAAATAAAAATTATTGATGAAACTGGTAAGGTTGTTGAACGTGGAGAACATGGAGAATTGTGTACCAGAGGATATTCTGTAATGCTAAAATACTGGAACGATCCGGAAAATACGCAAAAGGTTCTGGATGATGCGAGATGGATGCATACTGGAGATCTTGCGGTAATGGATTCTGAGGGGTATATCACGATCTCCGGAAGGATAAAAGATCTGATCATTCGCGGTGGCGAGAATATTTCACCAAAAGAAATTGAAGACTTTTTATACACTTATCCTAACATTTTGGATGTTCAGATAATAGGAGTTCCAAGCGAAAAATTTGGGGAAGAAGTTATGGCCTGGGTTAAGGTGAGAAATGGGTTTAAAGTATCCGAAGAAGAACTTCTTGATTATTGCAGGACAAAAATTGCCCATTATAAAATCCCTAAATACTGGAAATTTGTCGATGAGTTTCCAATGACAATCTCTGGAAAAATCAGGAAAGTAGAAATGCGTGAAATTTCTGTTAGAGAGCTAAAACTAGATCAAATAAAGAACAAATAG
- a CDS encoding polyphosphate kinase 2 family protein has product MDTNFSDDFETKGKFSIKKTSTEYQGPLTKQEGQALLSIEKEKLRNLQEKLYADGSKSLLVILQAMDAAGKDSLIEHVFGGVNPQGCNVTSFKTPSSKEYSHDFLWRQYLALPQKGMIGIFNRSHYESVLVCKVHPEYNLSEKTWNSVKEFDNKFWENRYESIRNFEKHLSQNGTTVIKIFLNVSKKEQKQRLLDRINEPEKNWKFSSADLPERALFDQYMTAYETAINETSKEYAPWYVLPADNKWFARVAAIQIIIDTLEKMDLKYPQPSEKDVKALEESKKILEKE; this is encoded by the coding sequence ATGGACACCAATTTCTCGGATGACTTTGAAACAAAAGGAAAATTTTCTATCAAAAAAACATCAACAGAATATCAAGGACCACTTACTAAACAAGAGGGGCAGGCATTATTATCTATAGAAAAAGAAAAACTTCGTAATCTTCAGGAAAAATTATATGCGGATGGGAGTAAATCTCTTCTTGTCATCCTGCAGGCAATGGATGCAGCAGGAAAAGACAGTTTAATTGAACATGTTTTTGGAGGAGTAAACCCACAAGGATGCAATGTGACGAGCTTTAAAACTCCCAGCTCAAAGGAATACTCACATGATTTTTTGTGGCGCCAATACTTGGCTTTACCTCAAAAAGGAATGATTGGTATTTTCAACCGCTCTCATTATGAAAGTGTTTTAGTTTGTAAAGTACACCCCGAATATAATCTTAGCGAAAAGACATGGAATTCTGTAAAAGAATTTGATAATAAATTCTGGGAAAACAGATATGAAAGTATAAGGAATTTTGAAAAGCATCTTTCTCAAAATGGAACAACAGTTATCAAAATATTCCTGAATGTTTCAAAAAAGGAACAAAAACAAAGACTGTTAGACAGAATTAATGAACCCGAAAAAAACTGGAAGTTCTCATCTGCCGATCTTCCTGAAAGAGCATTATTTGATCAATATATGACTGCTTATGAAACAGCTATTAATGAAACTTCAAAAGAGTATGCACCATGGTATGTACTTCCGGCAGATAACAAGTGGTTTGCAAGAGTAGCCGCTATTCAGATTATCATTGATACCTTAGAAAAAATGGATCTCAAATATCCTCAACCCTCTGAAAAAGATGTAAAAGCTTTAGAAGAATCTAAAAAGATTTTAGAAAAGGAATAA
- the asnS gene encoding asparagine--tRNA ligase, whose protein sequence is MKKQTIKEILQDYKKVLHHDITVYGWVKAFRANRFIALNDGSTINNLQIVVDFENFDKEIINKISTASSLKIVGEVVESQGAGQTVEIIAKKIIILGDNFTEELQTTILQPKKHSLEKLREQAHLRFRTNLFGAVFRVRHAVTFAIHSFFNQNQFFNIHTPIVTGADAEGAGEMFGVTNFDLNNIPRTEDGEIDYSQDFFGKKTNLTVSGQLEGETAAMGLGRIYTFGPTFRAENSNTTRHLAEFWMVEPEVAFNNLEDNIDLAEDFLKYVIQYVLDNCKDDLEFLDNRFVEEQKSKPEKERAKEGLIEKLQNVVAKRFMRVSYTEAIDILLNSKENKKGKFQFPIENWGADLQSEHERFLVEKHFESPVVLFDYPKDIKAFYMRLNDDNKTVRAMDVLFPGIGEIIGGSEREERIEVLRAKMKEMHVEEEELWWYMDTRKFGSVPHAGFGLGLERLVLFVTGMTNIRDVIPFPRTPKSAEF, encoded by the coding sequence ATGAAAAAGCAGACGATTAAAGAAATCCTACAGGATTACAAAAAAGTATTACATCATGACATTACGGTATACGGCTGGGTGAAAGCTTTCCGTGCAAATCGCTTTATAGCACTTAATGATGGATCTACAATTAATAATTTGCAAATAGTTGTTGATTTTGAAAATTTTGATAAAGAAATTATCAATAAAATTAGTACAGCTTCTTCTCTTAAAATAGTTGGAGAAGTAGTAGAAAGCCAGGGTGCCGGACAAACGGTGGAAATTATTGCTAAAAAGATCATTATTTTAGGTGACAACTTTACAGAAGAATTGCAAACTACAATTCTTCAGCCTAAAAAACATAGCTTAGAAAAGCTTCGTGAGCAGGCGCACTTAAGATTCAGAACCAATTTGTTTGGAGCTGTTTTCAGAGTACGTCATGCAGTAACCTTTGCTATTCATTCATTCTTTAACCAGAACCAGTTCTTCAACATCCATACACCAATAGTTACCGGTGCAGATGCTGAAGGTGCAGGAGAAATGTTTGGAGTAACAAACTTTGATTTAAACAATATTCCAAGAACTGAAGACGGAGAGATTGATTACAGCCAGGATTTCTTTGGTAAGAAAACAAACCTAACGGTTTCTGGACAGTTGGAGGGGGAAACTGCTGCAATGGGATTAGGAAGAATTTATACATTCGGACCTACTTTCCGTGCAGAAAATTCTAATACAACACGCCACCTTGCAGAATTCTGGATGGTAGAGCCTGAAGTTGCATTTAACAACCTTGAAGACAATATTGATCTTGCTGAAGATTTCTTAAAATATGTAATTCAGTATGTACTGGATAACTGTAAGGATGATTTGGAGTTCCTGGATAACAGATTTGTTGAAGAACAAAAATCTAAACCGGAAAAAGAAAGAGCAAAAGAAGGGCTTATTGAGAAATTACAAAATGTAGTAGCAAAGCGTTTTATGCGTGTAAGCTATACAGAAGCTATTGATATATTATTAAACTCTAAAGAAAATAAAAAAGGTAAATTCCAATTCCCGATCGAGAATTGGGGGGCTGATCTTCAATCTGAACATGAAAGATTCCTTGTAGAGAAGCATTTTGAAAGTCCTGTAGTTTTATTTGATTATCCAAAAGACATCAAAGCATTCTATATGCGTTTGAATGATGATAATAAAACGGTAAGAGCAATGGACGTTCTTTTCCCTGGAATTGGAGAAATTATTGGAGGTTCTGAAAGAGAAGAAAGAATTGAAGTTTTAAGAGCTAAAATGAAAGAGATGCATGTGGAAGAAGAAGAACTTTGGTGGTATATGGATACAAGAAAATTTGGTTCTGTACCACATGCAGGATTTGGATTGGGTCTTGAAAGACTTGTCCTTTTCGTAACAGGAATGACCAACATCAGAGACGTGATTCCTTTCCCAAGGACACCGAAAAGCGCTGAGTTTTAG
- a CDS encoding RNA polymerase sigma factor, producing the protein MISREKEFAQLIKDNQGLIIKVSRLYTNSLEDEEDLFQEIVLQLWRSYDSFKGNSKISTWMYRVALNTAITLFRKKSKSLPTNELDINHKDFIEDDDEKQQQISLLYTVIKTLPNVERAIVMMYLDDLPYKDIAENLGITEVNARVKMNRLKKTLKEQMEKYA; encoded by the coding sequence TTGATTTCCAGAGAAAAAGAATTTGCCCAACTTATAAAAGATAATCAAGGATTGATTATTAAAGTTTCGCGTCTTTATACCAACTCGCTGGAAGATGAAGAGGATCTATTTCAGGAAATTGTATTACAGCTTTGGAGAAGCTACGATTCCTTTAAAGGAAACTCGAAAATTTCTACATGGATGTATCGTGTAGCCCTTAATACAGCCATTACTCTTTTCAGAAAAAAAAGCAAAAGTTTACCTACGAACGAGCTTGACATCAATCATAAAGATTTTATAGAAGATGATGATGAAAAACAGCAACAGATCTCTCTTTTATATACAGTAATTAAAACACTGCCTAATGTAGAGAGAGCTATAGTAATGATGTATTTGGATGATTTGCCTTATAAGGATATCGCAGAAAACCTCGGGATAACTGAGGTAAATGCACGTGTGAAGATGAACAGATTAAAGAAAACCCTTAAAGAACAGATGGAAAAATATGCCTGA
- a CDS encoding valine--tRNA ligase, giving the protein MQISEKYNPQETEQKWYNFWLENKFFHSEPNDKPPYTIVIPPPNVTGILHMGHMLNNTIQDVLVRRARMQGFNACWVPGTDHASIATEAKVVAKLKSEGINKSDITREEFLTHAWEWTNKYGGTILEQLKKLGCSCDWDRTRFTMEDKLSAQVIKSFVDLYNKGLIYRGYRMVNWDPEAKTNISDEEVIFKEQNGKLYFLKYKIEGSEEFLSVATTRPETIFGDTAVCINPNDERYAHLKGKNVIVPIVNRVVPIIEDEYVDIEFGTGALKITPAHDTNDYEIGQKHQLKMIDALDDDGNLNEHGLHYAGKNRFEVRKQIAKELQENDLLLKAEDYVNKVGTSERTGAVIEPKISVQWFLKMSELAQPALDVVMDDEIKFYPEKFKNTYKHWMENIRDWNISRQLWWGQQIPAYYYGTGDEDFVVAETKEEALELAKQKTGNQELTADSLTQDQDALDTWFSSWLWPMSVFDGLLDPENKDIQYYYPTSDLVTGPDIIFFWVARMIMAGLEYKKTVPFKNVYFTGIVRDKQRRKMSKSLGNSPDPLELIEKYGADGVRVGVLLSSAAGNDLLFDEDLMLQGRNFMTKIWSAFRLINMWDHEDKPANEAETKTIEWFENKLNKVIVEINDQFEKFRISDALHLIYKLIWDDFCGWYLEAIKPNYGEGISKEVYLKTVAFFEELMKLLHPFMPFQSEEIWQLISERSIDEALVVAQQKNAGEFNETIIKNFETAQELISGVRNYRQTKGISPKETAEVYTNATHFDNEAVIKKLANISEIHFGEKTEKPSFTFLVGSTEISIPLSENLDLGEEKTKTEEEVKYLKGFLISVEKKLSNEKFVANAKAEVVEAERKKQKDAQDKIAILEEKLKSL; this is encoded by the coding sequence ATGCAGATTTCAGAAAAGTATAATCCACAGGAAACAGAACAAAAATGGTACAACTTCTGGTTGGAAAATAAATTTTTCCATTCAGAACCTAATGATAAGCCACCATATACTATTGTAATTCCTCCGCCAAACGTTACGGGGATCTTACACATGGGTCATATGTTGAATAATACCATTCAGGATGTTCTGGTCCGCCGTGCAAGAATGCAGGGCTTTAATGCCTGCTGGGTCCCTGGAACAGATCATGCTTCGATTGCTACTGAAGCTAAAGTTGTTGCTAAATTGAAATCTGAAGGAATTAATAAATCAGATATTACCCGCGAGGAGTTTTTAACACATGCATGGGAGTGGACCAACAAATATGGTGGGACTATTCTTGAGCAGTTAAAAAAATTAGGTTGTTCTTGTGATTGGGACAGAACCAGATTTACCATGGAGGACAAGCTTTCTGCACAGGTTATCAAAAGCTTTGTTGATCTTTATAATAAAGGTTTGATCTACAGAGGATACAGAATGGTTAACTGGGATCCGGAGGCGAAAACGAATATTTCTGATGAAGAAGTAATATTCAAAGAACAAAACGGAAAATTATATTTCCTTAAATATAAAATTGAAGGCTCAGAAGAATTTCTTTCTGTAGCAACAACACGTCCTGAAACTATTTTTGGGGATACTGCCGTTTGTATCAATCCGAATGATGAAAGATACGCTCATCTGAAAGGTAAGAATGTAATTGTACCAATCGTTAACAGAGTAGTTCCAATTATTGAAGATGAGTATGTAGATATCGAATTTGGTACAGGTGCATTGAAAATTACGCCGGCTCATGATACCAATGACTACGAAATCGGACAAAAACATCAGTTAAAAATGATTGATGCTTTGGATGATGATGGAAATCTTAACGAGCATGGATTACATTATGCAGGGAAGAACAGATTTGAAGTTAGAAAACAAATCGCAAAAGAATTACAGGAAAATGACCTTTTGCTAAAAGCAGAAGATTACGTAAATAAAGTGGGAACTTCCGAAAGAACAGGTGCTGTGATTGAACCTAAAATTTCTGTTCAGTGGTTCTTGAAAATGTCTGAACTTGCTCAGCCAGCATTGGATGTGGTAATGGATGATGAGATCAAATTCTATCCTGAGAAGTTTAAAAATACTTATAAGCACTGGATGGAAAACATCCGTGATTGGAATATTTCCCGTCAGCTGTGGTGGGGACAACAGATTCCCGCTTATTATTATGGCACTGGAGACGAGGATTTCGTAGTTGCTGAAACAAAAGAAGAAGCTTTAGAGCTAGCAAAACAAAAAACAGGGAATCAAGAGCTGACAGCTGACAGCTTAACGCAGGATCAGGATGCTTTAGATACATGGTTCTCTTCTTGGCTATGGCCTATGTCTGTGTTTGATGGGCTATTGGATCCTGAAAATAAGGATATTCAATATTATTATCCTACCTCAGATCTGGTTACCGGTCCGGATATTATTTTCTTCTGGGTAGCCAGAATGATTATGGCAGGATTGGAATACAAAAAGACAGTTCCTTTCAAAAATGTTTATTTTACGGGTATTGTAAGGGATAAGCAAAGAAGAAAAATGTCAAAATCTCTTGGGAACTCACCGGATCCTTTAGAATTAATTGAAAAATATGGTGCTGATGGTGTTCGTGTAGGAGTATTATTAAGTTCTGCTGCAGGGAATGATCTTCTTTTTGATGAAGATTTAATGCTTCAGGGAAGAAATTTCATGACGAAAATATGGAGCGCCTTCCGATTGATCAATATGTGGGATCATGAAGACAAGCCAGCTAATGAAGCCGAAACTAAGACTATAGAATGGTTTGAAAACAAGTTGAACAAAGTTATTGTTGAAATTAATGATCAGTTTGAAAAGTTCAGAATCTCTGATGCTTTACATTTAATTTATAAATTAATTTGGGACGATTTCTGTGGTTGGTATCTGGAAGCGATAAAACCGAATTATGGGGAAGGTATTTCTAAAGAAGTTTATCTGAAAACAGTTGCTTTCTTTGAAGAACTAATGAAGCTTTTACATCCATTTATGCCGTTTCAATCAGAAGAAATATGGCAATTAATTTCTGAAAGAAGTATAGATGAAGCTTTGGTGGTTGCCCAACAAAAAAACGCAGGAGAATTTAATGAAACCATCATTAAAAACTTTGAAACAGCTCAGGAATTAATTTCGGGAGTTAGAAACTATCGTCAGACAAAAGGGATCTCTCCTAAAGAAACGGCTGAAGTTTATACCAATGCAACTCATTTTGACAATGAAGCAGTAATTAAAAAACTGGCTAATATCTCAGAAATTCATTTTGGAGAAAAAACGGAGAAACCAAGCTTTACTTTCCTTGTTGGATCAACAGAGATTTCCATTCCATTAAGTGAAAACCTTGATCTTGGTGAAGAGAAAACGAAAACTGAAGAAGAAGTAAAATACTTAAAAGGGTTTTTAATTTCTGTTGAAAAGAAACTTTCGAATGAAAAGTTCGTAGCCAATGCTAAAGCTGAAGTGGTAGAAGCAGAACGCAAGAAGCAGAAAGATGCCCAGGATAAAATTGCAATTTTAGAAGAGAAGCTAAAGAGCTTATAG
- a CDS encoding CDP-alcohol phosphatidyltransferase family protein: protein MKKLPYLLIAIRFFIAPVIILLSYFKGGDSRFSILILMYIGLLTDIFDGIIARKTGVSSEKLRRLDSQTDLIFWLSLGVSSYILYPEMIKNEWEGILLIFIMEALCYMVSLWKFGKETCTHAFLAKMWGLSLLIAFTYLIGFQEIGWAFYIAIGLGLISHIDVILIILLLPKWQYDVPSSYHAWKIRNGKRRKKTIFFN from the coding sequence ATGAAAAAGTTACCCTATTTACTTATTGCAATAAGGTTTTTTATTGCTCCGGTTATTATTCTCTTAAGTTATTTTAAAGGTGGAGATTCAAGGTTTTCGATATTAATATTAATGTACATTGGATTACTGACCGATATTTTTGATGGAATTATTGCCAGAAAGACTGGGGTTTCATCAGAAAAATTAAGAAGATTGGATAGTCAGACGGATCTTATTTTCTGGCTTTCTTTAGGTGTTTCATCTTACATCCTTTACCCGGAAATGATAAAAAATGAATGGGAAGGTATACTTCTGATTTTTATTATGGAAGCCCTTTGTTATATGGTAAGCCTCTGGAAATTTGGAAAAGAAACCTGTACTCATGCTTTTTTAGCGAAAATGTGGGGATTGAGTTTACTGATTGCATTTACTTATCTGATAGGATTTCAGGAAATTGGCTGGGCATTTTACATAGCGATTGGTTTAGGATTAATCTCCCATATCGATGTGATCTTAATTATTTTACTGCTTCCAAAATGGCAGTATGATGTTCCAAGCTCCTATCATGCCTGGAAAATCAGAAATGGTAAACGGCGAAAGAAGACTATTTTCTTTAATTAA
- a CDS encoding beta-carotene 15,15'-monooxygenase, whose protein sequence is MPDFDLDSFKKTWQEQPVQQKYDNSEILKMLNRKSRNYVKYIFWISVFEFLLFSVMGLFYFFKGEETNGFLNVLEKLGAQKTPEVENSFDTIYLILKISSLLVTAYFVYKFYQNYRRIRIEENLKGLITRIIKFKKTVNAFILISIVLLVAFTSIFTVFIFYALNSQNIEPANSAVIIFIIGTILSTGLCVLLIWLYYRLVYGIIMRKLDKNLAQLKDIDSQEN, encoded by the coding sequence ATGCCTGATTTTGATTTAGACAGCTTTAAGAAAACATGGCAGGAACAGCCTGTTCAGCAAAAATACGATAATAGTGAAATTCTTAAAATGCTAAACAGAAAGTCACGTAACTACGTGAAATATATTTTCTGGATCAGTGTTTTTGAATTCTTACTTTTTTCCGTTATGGGATTATTTTACTTCTTCAAAGGAGAAGAGACCAATGGTTTCCTAAATGTTTTAGAAAAACTGGGAGCCCAAAAAACGCCAGAAGTGGAAAATAGCTTTGATACTATTTATCTTATACTTAAGATCTCAAGTCTACTGGTCACTGCTTATTTTGTTTATAAATTCTACCAAAACTATCGTAGAATAAGAATTGAAGAAAACCTTAAAGGTCTTATCACCAGAATTATTAAATTTAAAAAAACAGTGAATGCTTTCATTTTAATAAGCATTGTCTTATTAGTAGCCTTCACTTCAATTTTTACTGTTTTCATATTTTATGCCTTAAATTCTCAAAATATCGAACCTGCTAATTCGGCAGTTATTATTTTTATTATCGGGACTATTTTAAGCACAGGGCTTTGTGTATTGTTGATTTGGTTATACTATAGATTGGTTTATGGAATTATCATGAGAAAACTGGACAAAAACCTGGCACAACTAAAAGATATTGATTCTCAGGAAAATTAA
- the rpoN gene encoding RNA polymerase factor sigma-54 yields MLKQHLQLKLGQKLAPQQIQLMKLIQLHTLEFEEELERELEENPALEIAKEESKEDDYAALEDTYENEGNESIETDFDVNEYIYDDEPSYKTASSNYSADDEEFDNESLLTEGQSLYDYLLEQIHLANINPEDIKIAEYIIGNLDTDGYLRREIKSIVDDLAFSQGIYTTTEKAEDILENYVQKLDPSGVGARGLQECLLLQIEKKVSSDKAVSLAANILRHQFDALTNKHYNKIIQKYDIEEEDLKDALEEISKLSPKVGGNFDTQTITINQEIIPDFVIQVKDGLVIPMLNSKNAPTLRVSEEYKDILTTYSHDKNSSEHKQAALFIKQKLDAAKWYIDAINQRQNTLLQTITAIVKFQKEYFITGDEKSLKPMILKDIADITGFDISTISRVVKSKYADTPNGIIYLKDLFSDSLTNDDGEEVSTKEIKTHLMEVISKENKRKPLTDDALVVILKEQGYNIARRTIAKYREQLNIPVARLRKEL; encoded by the coding sequence ATGCTGAAACAACACTTACAACTCAAGTTAGGACAAAAGCTGGCTCCGCAACAGATCCAACTAATGAAGCTGATTCAACTTCATACTTTGGAATTTGAAGAAGAATTGGAAAGAGAGTTAGAAGAAAATCCTGCCTTGGAAATTGCTAAAGAGGAATCTAAAGAAGATGATTATGCAGCTCTTGAAGATACCTATGAAAATGAAGGAAATGAAAGCATTGAAACGGATTTTGATGTGAATGAATATATCTATGATGATGAACCTAGTTATAAAACAGCTTCCAGTAACTATTCTGCAGATGATGAGGAATTTGATAATGAAAGTTTATTAACAGAAGGTCAGTCTTTATATGATTACTTGCTGGAGCAAATTCACCTGGCAAATATTAACCCTGAAGATATAAAGATCGCAGAATATATTATTGGAAACTTAGATACTGATGGTTATTTAAGAAGAGAAATTAAATCTATTGTTGACGACTTAGCCTTTTCTCAGGGAATTTATACGACTACTGAAAAAGCAGAAGATATTTTAGAAAACTATGTTCAAAAGCTGGATCCGTCTGGAGTTGGAGCAAGAGGTTTGCAAGAATGTCTTCTATTACAAATAGAAAAGAAAGTAAGCTCTGATAAAGCAGTTTCTTTGGCTGCCAATATCCTCAGACATCAATTTGATGCACTTACCAATAAGCATTATAATAAGATCATTCAGAAGTATGATATTGAAGAAGAGGATCTGAAAGATGCTTTGGAGGAGATTTCCAAATTATCTCCAAAAGTTGGCGGAAACTTTGATACCCAGACTATTACGATTAATCAGGAGATTATTCCGGATTTTGTGATTCAGGTAAAAGACGGATTGGTTATTCCAATGCTTAACAGTAAAAATGCACCGACTCTAAGAGTCTCTGAGGAATATAAAGATATTCTAACGACCTATTCCCACGATAAAAATTCTTCTGAACATAAGCAGGCCGCATTATTTATCAAGCAAAAGCTAGATGCAGCAAAATGGTATATTGATGCGATCAATCAGCGTCAAAATACCTTATTGCAGACTATTACGGCTATTGTAAAATTCCAGAAAGAATATTTTATTACCGGAGATGAAAAATCTTTAAAACCAATGATCCTAAAAGATATTGCAGATATCACTGGTTTTGATATATCAACGATCTCAAGAGTAGTAAAGAGTAAATATGCCGATACTCCAAACGGTATTATATATCTTAAAGACCTGTTTTCTGATAGTTTAACGAACGATGATGGAGAGGAGGTTTCTACAAAAGAGATCAAAACCCATCTTATGGAAGTTATCAGTAAAGAAAATAAAAGAAAACCACTTACAGATGATGCGTTGGTTGTCATTTTAAAAGAACAGGGGTATAATATAGCCCGAAGAACAATCGCAAAATACAGAGAACAACTTAACATTCCTGTTGCAAGATTAAGAAAAGAACTTTAA
- a CDS encoding DUF1573 domain-containing protein, producing MKKLIAGIALFGTFAIASAQTITFDKTTFDYGVIKPGSDGTRFFTVTNTGDKPLVISNVKPSCGCTTPEFSTDPIMPGKSAKIKVGYNTTIISPFNKMIEVFSNDPANSRTVIYIKGDVQGTAPQVTAAAPAKVETPADAKAAKKAAKEAKKVTIAK from the coding sequence ATGAAAAAATTAATTGCAGGAATTGCACTATTTGGAACATTTGCTATTGCATCTGCGCAGACTATCACTTTTGATAAAACTACTTTTGACTATGGTGTTATTAAGCCAGGTTCTGATGGTACAAGATTTTTTACAGTAACTAACACTGGTGATAAGCCTTTGGTTATTTCTAATGTAAAACCTTCTTGTGGATGTACAACTCCAGAATTCAGTACAGATCCTATTATGCCGGGAAAATCTGCTAAAATCAAGGTTGGATATAACACCACTATTATTTCGCCATTCAACAAAATGATCGAGGTATTTTCTAATGACCCTGCAAACAGCAGAACAGTAATTTACATTAAAGGTGATGTACAAGGAACCGCTCCTCAGGTTACTGCTGCTGCTCCGGCAAAAGTAGAAACTCCGGCAGACGCTAAAGCTGCTAAAAAAGCTGCTAAGGAAGCTAAAAAAGTAACAATCGCAAAATAA